In Pseudomonas hamedanensis, a single window of DNA contains:
- a CDS encoding RNA pyrophosphohydrolase translates to MIDPDGFRPNVGIILTNDAGQVLWARRINQDAWQFPQGGINPEETPEDALYRELNEEVGLEREDVEILACTRGWLRYRLPQRLVRTHSQPLCIGQKQKWFLLRLISNEQRVRMDLTGKPEFDGWRWVSYWYPLGQVVTFKREVYRRALKELAPRLLARD, encoded by the coding sequence GTGATCGACCCCGATGGTTTCCGCCCCAATGTCGGGATCATTCTGACGAATGACGCCGGCCAGGTGCTATGGGCTCGCCGTATCAATCAGGACGCCTGGCAGTTTCCGCAAGGGGGCATCAACCCCGAGGAGACGCCGGAAGACGCCTTGTACCGCGAGCTGAACGAAGAAGTTGGCCTGGAACGTGAAGATGTTGAAATACTGGCCTGTACCCGAGGCTGGTTGCGCTATCGTTTGCCGCAACGTCTGGTGCGTACCCACAGCCAACCGCTGTGCATCGGCCAGAAACAGAAATGGTTTCTCCTGCGCCTGATCTCCAACGAGCAGCGGGTGCGGATGGATTTGACCGGTAAACCGGAGTTCGATGGCTGGCGCTGGGTCAGCTATTGGTATCCGTTGGGCCAGGTGGTGACATTCAAGCGCGAGGTGTATCGCCGCGCCCTCAAAGAGCTTGCCCCGCGCCTTTTAGCGCGCGACTGA